In a single window of the Balearica regulorum gibbericeps isolate bBalReg1 chromosome 7, bBalReg1.pri, whole genome shotgun sequence genome:
- the LYPD3 gene encoding ly6/PLAUR domain-containing protein 3, translating into MMWTVFSLVLVSSLFVIKSEALQCYTCVGSSDEDCNRQGTQQCPGHSDACAVIRGQASGVMKSCSFRSFCERARRDGSRAPGVSVHCCYSNNCNAKSLASRVTTSASYFSLLVFTLLWHPLLKLT; encoded by the exons ATGATGTGGACAGTCTTCAGCCTGGTTCTTGTCAGCTCCCTTTTTGTAATCAAAA GCGAAGCACTGCAGTGTTACACCTGTGTAGGTTCTAGTGATGAAGACTGTAACAGACAAGGAACTCAGCAATGCCCAGGGCATTCGGATGCGTGCGCGGTCATTAGAGGACAAGCAA GCGGCGTTATGAAGTCCTGTTCGTTCAGGTCCTTCTGCGAGCGGGCAAGGAGGGACGGATCCAGAGCACCTGGAGTGAGCGTTCACTGCTGCTACTCCAACAACTGCAATGCAAAAAGCCTGGCTTCCAGAGTCACCACCTCCGCCAGCTACTTCTCTCTCCTCGTCTTTACATTGCTGTGGCACCCGTTGCTGAAGCTGACgtga